The genomic DNA caggtgcagtgatctgtgagctgctctgacagctggtgcttaaagctagtgaaggagatatgagtctccagcttcagtgatttttacagtttgttccagtcattggcagcagagaactgtaaggaaaggcggacaaaggaagaattggctttgggggtgaccagtgagatatacctgctggagcgggtgctacgggtgggtgttgttatcgtgaccagtgagctgagataaggcggagctttacctagcaaagacttatagatgacctggagccagtgggtctggcaacgaatatgtagcaagggccagctgactagagcatacaggtcgcagtggtatcACGCGTGACCATGATACAGCATTAATGTAGCTACTGTACTGTCAACATTATCAACATCAAACTTCCATTACTAAAGGTCCCTGATtaatctttttattttattattatgtcAGGAATACAGTCTTGAAATATGCTACAAGAATTGAGATTGTTTATTCTCACTGCCTTCAGTAAATTCACCTGTAAAGACTATCAACACCCTGAACCCACTAAAGGTACCCATATTTGTTCTGTTTTTTGACCATCAGAAATTTGAGAAGAAGTACAACTCTGAATTGGTGAAGGGGGGCATATCGAAGGAGACCAAGTTTGAATATGCATGGTGTCTGACCCGGAGCAAGTATTCAGGCGACATCAAGAAAGGAATCGTATTGCTGGAAGGTGGGTAGCCTACAGTAGTTCTGTACTCGGTAGAAAATAAGATATCCATACAAATGCCTCTCATTAAATaatgatgtacagtgccttcggaaagtattcagaccccttgaccttttccacattttgttacattacagccttattctaaaatggattcaataaataaaaatccgcagcaatctacacacaatacctcataatgacgaagcaaaaacagttttttttagacATGTATGCAAATGTTTAAAAACAGAAAAGCCTTATTGAGAAATTGAGTTGAGGTTCATCCTGTGTCCATtattcttgagatgtttatataatttcccacagttgacagtgcacgatagagcaaaaacaaagccatgagttcaaaggaattgtccgtagagctcctggacaggattgtgtcgaggcacagatttatgtatttattttattgagcctttatttaactaggcaagtcagttaagaacaaattcttatttacaatgatggcctacccagaTCTggagaaaggtaccaaaacatttctgcagcattgaaggtccctgagaacacagtggcctgcatcattcctaaatagaagaagtttggaaccaccaagactcttcctacagctggccaaactgagcaatcgggggagaaggaccttggtcagggaggtgaccaagaacccaatctctgcagcactccaccaatcaggcctttatggtagagtggccagacggaagccgccctcagtaaaaggcatatgacagcccgcgtAGAGTTTGCAGAAAGGCACGTaaacactctcagaccatgagaaacaagattctctcgtctgatgaaaccaagattgaaatctttggcctgaatgccaagcgtaaattctggaggaaacctggcaccatccctactgtgaagcatgatggtggcagcatcatgctgtgtggatgtttttcagtggcagggactggaagactagtcaggatcgaggcaaagatgaacggagcaaagtacatgatgaaaacctactccagagcgctcaggacctcagactggggcgaatgttcaccttccaacaggacaatgaccctaagcacacagccaaacaatgcaggagtggcatcgggacaagtctctgaatgtccttgagtggcccagccagagcccggacttgaacccgattgaacatctttggagcgacctgaaaatagctgttcagcgacGCTTCCCCATCCAAGGCTGTAATTGCCTCCAAAGGTGCTtgaataaagtactgagtaaaggttctgaatacttgtgtaaatgtgatatttcagttttatttttatatattttttttaaatgaggaaAAAcaatctaaacctgtttttgctttgtcattatgggtattgtgtgtagattgatggggggggggacaattttatcaattttagacctaacataccaaaatgtggaaaaagtcaagaggtctgaatactttccaatggCACTGTATATAAGTGATTGGATCTTTTTGGAATGAAATGCTGACATAGTGCATTGGCCTACTTAACCCGCCTATAATAATGTGACTGGGACTGTTGCTCAATTTGTTTTATAGACCTGGTTAACAAGGGATCAAAGGACGATGCCAGAGACTTCCTGTTCTACCTAGCTGTGGCCAACTACAGACTTAAGGTGACATTCACTGTACTACTATATTACCCCCCAGGTTTTAAGAGAGAACTTATTGTAATGAAATAGATTACTCTGTCTCCCATCTCTGTTGAGTTGATTGCGGAAGATATCATAGCACCTTTTACTAaaatttttctctctctatcgctccatATATCTCTTTATCATCACAGGATTATGAGAAAGCTCTGAAGTACATCCGCACTCTCCTGAAGAATGAACCTGGGAACAAGCAAGCCTTGGAGCTGGAAAAGCTCATTGACAAGACTCTAAAAAAAGGTGAATGGCGAAGAGCAGGGAGCATATATGAAGGCTGGAACGCAGTAGTTCTAATTTGAATCCTTTCCTTGTCTCCTTCATGATCACTGATGTGACAGGACATGACGGGTAGAAGCTGGATAGGTGTAAGTAATAAGGGCAATGTTCATGTTTTGACATTCACTTTTTTCCACACAGATGGCTTGGTCGGCATGGCGATCGTCGGGGGAATCGGCCTGGGCGTGGCCGGATTAGCAGGCCTCATCGGATTGGCTGTGTCTAAGGGTCATGGTCCGAGGTCCTAATATGAAGTGTGGAGGGCCTTAGCTTTACTTACACACCTCAAAGAAAGACTGACAACATGCATTCTTAACTTCTCCCCCATAACAAATTCAACTAAGTTTGGAAATGGATGGTGTTTCCAAGGATGAGAAGATCACCCGATGATCTTCCAAAAACATCTCACTCACATTGTCCATGGAATAATGTTTGGGGATTGGTTTCTGAAAATAGCCTTAATTTCACTTAAGTTGTCTTTATATTTTAACAGGTGTTTTGATTCCAGTGAATTTGACATATGTATATTCATACAGAAGTATATTGTGCCACATTTTTTCTTCCATATTATACAGTGTAAATAAGGATGATGAAATATGTAGCTGAATGGCATTTCTTGACTTACCGCCCTCAGTATGTTAGTTAGCATGCCTCCTGAGCATATCATTTCCAAGTTAGCATTTAAGTATGTGGTGGATTTTGTAATTGACTTCTTTATAAGTGCAATGATACTTCAATTATTATTGTTGTCTGCATCATTCATTTAGAACGAAAGCATTGTTGTTTAGGGAAGTGTCTTAGTTTTAGAGGAAAGTGTACTTGTGATGTAGTGTCCAAGCCGGTAGCAGTGTCTCTATTGTGTGGTGTAGTTGATCAGAATTAGGCAGCTGTGATGTGGGCCACTCATATAATGCCCCAGGGGGCATCCTGTCTTAGGGATGCAAGTTGAcgtttattgggatgagtcttgtcctggaggcagaagtGAGCAATTTCCGCTAGATCGGCCAGCTGCAAAATCAAAATTGTTTATATTGTTAACATTTATGATAACAAAAAATaggtttttggtcttaatttaagtttagggttagcagtgtggttagggttatgtttaaaGTCAGAATGTATTACTTGGCTGTGCCAGctggtgaccactctgcagagctgcctccagaataaGATTAATGACAAAAATCACTAACCTGCCTTAAGGATAGGGTCAAGATGAATACCCAAATAATTTGTCTTTAATTTGCAGTGTGGATGTAAAAATAACAGTATTTATCCACAATGTAGCACCATTTACTCAAGTGATTGTAATAACAGGATACTAacatgattgattgtttttgtaTCTGGTGtaatgtaatacatcaaaataccaAGTCTTATCAACTTTTGATTGTAAAATAATTAATTTAAAGTTTGTATGGTTTCTTAATGTACACATTTGGAATGCACTATTGGGGATAAGATACATCATTGTCATCATAATCCTTGCAGATGTTCAGTGTAAACCAACCACACGTTTGGGTCACTGCATGCTTTGTTGTGTTTTGAATTGTTATAAATGATCAACAGGATGGAAGGAAATGACTAAAGGGCATAGCTAGTATACACACACAATGTTGGCAGACCCATCTCCCAGTCTGTCCAATCTATCAAAGTCATTCTCTAAAGGGATCGTCTATTGATTGACCAAAGTACAGTTTGCACTCCTCCCTGACCTCCTCGTTATTTTCACACGTCTAACTGGCATTCTCTTTACTGTTGACGAGCATgtggcagggttgtgttcattatggCAAACCATAGCAAaaggttttgcaacagaaaacaaaaacaagcatTTTTTATTAGTTCAGGTAGCCCTAGTTCATGTAgctcctccctgtttcagtccattttcttctgtttggagcgggtcgagagtttcaagttccttggtgtaaacatcactaaggacctatcacggtccaaacacaccaatacagtcATGTAGAGCACtccccaaagcctattcccccacaggaggctgaaaagatttggcatgggacctcagatcctcaaaaagttatacagctgcaccattgagtgcatcctgactggttgcagcaccgcttggtatggcaactgctcggcatccaatcgcaaggcgctacagagggtagtgcgtacggcccagtacatcactggggccaagcttcctgccatccaggacctctataccaggcgatgttagaggaaggccctaacaattgtcaaaggctccagccacccaagtcatagactgttctctctgctatcgcacggcaagcagtaccggagcgccaaatctGGGGCCATAAGGTTGCTGAACAGTTAATCGAAGGGCTACCAGGACTATTAACATTGACCCCCTTATTGTAttcttatttaatttttttcttctGCACTGGACTCTTCTGCACAGGCTCGttgtacactcactggactctaaccacacactcacacatacgtaCTAAACTGACACTCCAGCACACacacggacaaacacacacatgaactctgcaaaaaaaagaaacgtccccttttcaggatcctgtctttcaaagataatttgtaaaattcaaataacttcacagatcttcattgtaaagggtttaaacactgtatcCCATGCTTGttaaatgaaccataaacaattaatgaacatgcacctgtggaacggttgttaagacactaacaacagcttatagacggtaggcaattaaggtcacagttatgaaaacgtaggacactaaagatgcctttctactgactgaaaaacaccaaaagaaagatgcccggggtccctgctcatctgcgtgaatttgccttaggcatgctgcgaggaggcatgaggactgcaaatgtggccagggcaataaattgcaatgtctgtactgtgagacgtagctgatcgtcctcacagtggcagaccacatgtcacaacacctgcacaggatcggtacatctgaacatcacactgCGGGACTGGAacaagatggcaacaacaactgcccgagttacaccaggaacgcacaatccctccatcagtgctcagactgaccgcaataggctgagagaggctggactgagtgcttgtaggcctattgtaaggcaggtcctcaccagacatcaccggcaacaacgtcgcctatgggcacaaacacaccgtcgctggatcagacaggagtggcaaaaagtgctcttcactgatgagtgcggttttgtctcaccaggggtgatggtctgaTTCGCGTTTatggtcgaaggaatgagcgttacaccgaggcctgtaccctggagggggatcgatttggaggtgccccagaccgtcatggtctggggcagtgtgtcacagcatcatcggactgagcttgttgccattgaaggcaatctcaatgctgtgcgttacagggaagacatcctcctccctcatgtggtacccttcct from Salmo salar chromosome ssa07, Ssal_v3.1, whole genome shotgun sequence includes the following:
- the LOC106608767 gene encoding mitochondrial fission 1 protein; amino-acid sequence: MAMSKIYSIFNLETWRLLSRGKSGHFQSVTSGNMEAVVSELIAPEDLLKFEKKYNSELVKGGISKETKFEYAWCLTRSKYSGDIKKGIVLLEDLVNKGSKDDARDFLFYLAVANYRLKDYEKALKYIRTLLKNEPGNKQALELEKLIDKTLKKDGLVGMAIVGGIGLGVAGLAGLIGLAVSKGHGPRS